A single genomic interval of uncultured Desulfobulbus sp. harbors:
- a CDS encoding rubredoxin codes for MADATRYICTNCGYVYDPAAGDPMNSIAAGTSFADLPDEWVCPLCYASKDQFDPLD; via the coding sequence ATGGCAGATGCAACGCGATACATCTGTACCAACTGCGGTTATGTGTACGACCCGGCAGCGGGCGATCCGATGAACTCGATTGCTGCAGGCACCTCCTTTGCTGACCTGCCCGACGAGTGGGTCTGTCCGCTGTGCTATGCGTCCAAGGATCAGTTTGATCCCCTGGATTGA
- a CDS encoding translocation/assembly module TamB domain-containing protein, whose protein sequence is MKIIKRLLLVFSCIILLFLSVFLFAVSTEAGLRALISLANSLGANIVSFGSVSGTLLGPLQLRNIRYADGTTTVAVDSVDFDWHPSQLLHGRVELLSLVGKEVKVVLGKSAPEEPKQESGDILLPAFRLPVDVLLDTFQLNDIVLSSAEQELQRIEQVRLSKLSFKADQLHFADLSLVAAGSTVQLKGGLQTNAQYLINGSLDTHLALEGYPPIVATASLTGPLNQLKLTADVQHPSKIHLAGDLKDLLKTPSWSMAVTSDEIALQAINAGWPEQSFRKIAIQGHGTFSEYNITLESEAGVPGLEAPVTLGLEVEGNDQSLTFPRLSVTQHKARLTAQGSLQWSPLLSWQADIEGTGIDPAVFLPEWPGHFSLKLATTGKMDQSLLANFQLAELNGTLRGYPLTGKGKVEMEGDSLRFPEFLLSSGGSRLEIKGATAPNLNLDLRLHSKNLAEVVPKASGTLEAKAHLAGTTSKPNLDLQIDGTKLAFEQNTIGGLKGTAKGLIASDGLFTAAIQLDKLSLAETPLDRATLALQGSLNKHSLKFAAQSSDLKTGCELHGRYADGAWQGNLQQTHLSFTGWGDWRQQKASDLLFSASQMKFAQTCLATPSSSVCLDGSWKGADNLWQLQAKVATLPLSTLAHNLGAPWPVEGTLSSTLQAQGKEQQISKAHFSADTDGLQITAPLAEGKQQKFPWKSNSLRGEYGNNQLNIKFSSLINEQNSVQADIRQTTPDLVGGLLTRPLQGTLKVHLQDLELISILSDQAVIPAGTLQGTWNVQGPLSAPRFTGDISLQGGQAELPPLGITLSPLQFSIKAQTNTLDIEAMAHSGSGELKATSTVDLQHPNKKSIALHLVGENFQAAKLPGMEVVISPDLALNVDEAAIKVEGSVKIPKAKISSIDVDQATAPSSDVVVIDDDKKNKASSHPLFLNLDIAAGDEVKVDAYGLRAMIAGKLHLDSQPGRPLIGNGTLAVKNGTFTLLGKRLKIDVGRILYTASPLDNPGIELRSERTTDDTTVGVNIDGFLQHPEISFYSTPAMEQSAIMRKLLEDAAIGGESREDIGTVGTVMEKIGLGGLVPYLKSLKKFSMIDEIKYEEGDDDEASSVVLGSWLTSDLYVSYGKSLGNDSATFNTKFKLGKGFSLMTETSATTNGGDIKYELER, encoded by the coding sequence GTGAAAATCATCAAACGCCTCTTGCTCGTTTTTTCCTGTATCATTCTCCTTTTCCTGTCGGTTTTTCTTTTCGCCGTCTCCACCGAGGCGGGGTTACGCGCCCTCATTTCCCTCGCCAATTCGCTCGGCGCAAACATTGTCTCCTTTGGCTCGGTCTCAGGTACCCTCCTTGGTCCCCTGCAGCTTCGCAACATCCGCTATGCCGATGGCACCACCACCGTTGCTGTCGACAGCGTGGATTTTGATTGGCATCCGAGCCAACTCCTCCATGGCAGGGTTGAACTGCTCTCCCTTGTCGGCAAGGAGGTCAAGGTCGTTCTCGGAAAAAGTGCGCCAGAAGAGCCCAAACAAGAGAGCGGAGACATTCTTCTCCCGGCCTTTCGTTTGCCTGTGGATGTTTTGTTAGATACATTTCAGCTCAACGACATCGTCCTCTCCTCTGCAGAGCAGGAGTTGCAACGCATTGAACAGGTGCGTTTAAGCAAACTGAGCTTCAAGGCGGATCAGTTGCATTTTGCCGATCTGAGCCTCGTTGCCGCAGGCAGCACAGTTCAACTCAAAGGCGGCCTGCAGACCAATGCCCAATACCTGATCAATGGCTCGCTTGACACCCACCTTGCCCTGGAAGGTTACCCCCCAATTGTTGCCACAGCCTCGCTCACCGGCCCGTTGAACCAGCTGAAACTGACCGCCGATGTGCAGCACCCCTCTAAGATCCACCTTGCCGGGGACCTCAAGGACCTCTTGAAGACCCCCTCCTGGTCCATGGCCGTGACCAGTGATGAGATTGCCCTCCAGGCCATCAATGCAGGCTGGCCGGAGCAGAGTTTTCGCAAAATCGCCATCCAGGGCCACGGGACCTTTTCCGAATACAACATTACCCTGGAGAGCGAAGCCGGCGTTCCCGGGCTGGAGGCCCCGGTAACGCTCGGACTGGAGGTAGAGGGCAATGATCAGTCCCTCACCTTTCCCCGATTGAGCGTCACCCAACACAAGGCCAGGTTGACGGCTCAGGGGAGTCTGCAATGGAGCCCGCTGCTCTCCTGGCAGGCGGATATAGAGGGAACAGGAATTGATCCCGCCGTCTTCCTGCCGGAATGGCCCGGTCATTTTTCGCTCAAACTGGCAACAACAGGAAAAATGGACCAATCGCTGCTGGCAAATTTCCAGCTCGCCGAACTCAACGGGACCCTGCGGGGCTATCCGTTGACCGGCAAGGGAAAGGTCGAGATGGAGGGAGACAGCCTTCGTTTTCCCGAATTTTTGCTCAGCAGCGGTGGATCCCGTCTGGAAATCAAGGGTGCAACCGCGCCGAACCTGAATCTGGACCTCCGTCTTCACTCAAAAAATCTTGCCGAAGTGGTTCCCAAGGCCTCCGGAACCCTGGAAGCCAAGGCACACCTGGCCGGCACCACCAGCAAACCAAATCTCGACCTGCAGATTGACGGCACCAAGCTTGCCTTTGAGCAGAATACCATTGGAGGACTCAAGGGCACCGCCAAGGGCTTGATCGCAAGCGATGGCCTTTTTACTGCAGCCATTCAACTCGACAAACTCTCGCTCGCGGAAACGCCCCTCGACAGGGCCACGCTCGCCCTCCAGGGCTCCCTCAACAAACACAGCCTCAAATTTGCTGCACAGAGCAGTGATTTGAAAACAGGATGCGAATTGCACGGTCGATATGCAGACGGCGCATGGCAGGGTAATTTGCAGCAAACGCACCTCTCGTTCACCGGTTGGGGCGACTGGAGGCAACAAAAGGCCAGCGACCTGCTTTTCTCTGCAAGCCAGATGAAATTTGCCCAAACCTGTTTGGCGACGCCATCGAGCAGCGTCTGCCTGGACGGTTCCTGGAAGGGGGCGGATAACCTTTGGCAGCTCCAGGCAAAGGTTGCCACCCTGCCCCTTTCCACACTGGCGCACAACCTGGGTGCGCCCTGGCCGGTCGAGGGAACGCTGAGCAGCACCCTCCAGGCACAGGGAAAAGAGCAGCAGATCAGTAAAGCCCATTTTTCCGCCGACACCGACGGATTGCAAATAACTGCGCCACTGGCTGAGGGCAAACAACAAAAATTCCCCTGGAAAAGCAACAGCCTCCGCGGAGAGTATGGCAACAATCAACTGAACATCAAATTTTCCAGCCTTATCAACGAACAAAATTCCGTGCAGGCAGATATCCGGCAAACAACTCCCGATCTGGTTGGCGGACTCCTGACCCGACCGCTCCAGGGAACGCTCAAGGTGCACCTGCAGGACCTGGAGCTGATTTCCATCCTATCCGATCAGGCCGTTATCCCTGCAGGTACTCTGCAGGGCACGTGGAACGTGCAGGGCCCCCTCTCCGCCCCACGGTTTACCGGAGACATCAGTCTCCAGGGAGGCCAAGCGGAATTACCGCCGCTCGGCATCACCCTCTCCCCACTGCAGTTTTCCATCAAGGCCCAGACAAACACCCTAGATATCGAGGCGATGGCGCATTCCGGTTCCGGTGAACTGAAGGCTACCAGTACCGTGGATCTGCAACACCCGAACAAGAAATCCATCGCCCTGCACCTGGTCGGAGAAAACTTTCAGGCGGCAAAACTCCCTGGGATGGAAGTGGTCATATCGCCGGATTTAGCCCTCAATGTCGATGAAGCCGCGATCAAGGTGGAAGGATCCGTCAAAATACCTAAAGCGAAGATCTCGTCAATCGACGTGGATCAGGCAACGGCACCCTCAAGCGATGTCGTTGTCATTGACGATGACAAGAAAAACAAGGCCTCAAGCCACCCCCTGTTTCTCAACCTTGACATTGCCGCCGGTGACGAGGTCAAGGTTGATGCCTACGGCTTGCGCGCAATGATCGCAGGAAAACTGCACCTTGATAGTCAACCGGGACGCCCGCTTATCGGTAACGGCACCCTCGCCGTCAAAAACGGGACCTTCACACTGTTGGGGAAACGATTGAAAATCGACGTTGGCCGCATTCTCTATACAGCGAGCCCACTGGACAACCCGGGGATCGAGTTACGCAGTGAGCGTACCACCGATGATACGACGGTAGGGGTCAACATTGATGGGTTCCTCCAGCACCCGGAAATCTCCTTTTACTCGACGCCAGCCATGGAGCAATCGGCAATCATGCGAAAGCTGTTGGAAGATGCGGCCATTGGCGGCGAGAGTCGTGAGGATATCGGCACGGTTGGAACGGTCATGGAAAAAATCGGTTTGGGCGGTCTGGTCCCCTACCTCAAAAGCCTGAAGAAATTTTCCATGATTGACGAGATCAAGTACGAAGAAGGCGATGATGACGAGGCAAGCTCTGTAGTCCTCGGCAGTTGGCTCACCTCTGATCTTTATGTCAGCTACGGCAAGTCCCTGGGCAATGATTCTGCCACCTTCAACACCAAATTCAAGCTGGGGAAGGGATTCTCCCTTATGACTGAGACCAGCGCGACCACCAATGGCGGCGACATCAAGTACGAATTAGAACGATGA